From one Triticum urartu cultivar G1812 chromosome 3, Tu2.1, whole genome shotgun sequence genomic stretch:
- the LOC125543675 gene encoding cyclic dof factor 3-like, which yields MAALRDRGYAAIKLFGRTIPLLDAAAEVVTKLGNDANSNDVMPCVSNKLLNVEATPFCSKNREQNDQAISKHGVEVRTGFKSEEIKTGSDGSGQDKVLKKPDIIVPCPRCNSMETKFCYFNNYNVSQPRHFCRNCQRYWTAGGNIRNVPVGSGRRRNKHASHFRHAMMSCDANIAAPGDVSNEIHHLALPLLPQVLPGPIKENKTVKEFGSQVPVCKPMSSIHNIEEQKDTHLVALASGDNSEEQSCPSPATVSGCSENQTPDSAVKKEPSNVLGYYNGITLPHPHGPALVFPWSPGWNSIAVMAAAQCSTEPIQGLENVKHGLPPWAPPLMMAAPGICTPVVPFPMMPPPLWSCIPGWPNGMWSSPCPGNNGPPNKITCSEDNSPTLGKHSRESDLQEENRENNVQVPKTLRIDDPAEATKSSVRDTLGIKPDEKGMFKPLQMKVLKNDKTPESPQALQANPAAFLRSQSFQERT from the exons ATGGCCGCGCTTAGGGACCGGGGGTACGCCGCCATTAAGCTCTTCGGCCGCACCATCCCGCTCCTCGACGCCGCGGCCGAG GTTGTCACCAAGCTTGGAAATGATGCAAACAGCAATGATGTCATGCCTTGTGTCTCAAACAAGCTTTTGAATGTCGAAGCAACTCCTTTCTGTTCCAAGAATAGAGAGCAGAATGATCAAGCTATCAGCAAACATGGGGTGGAAGTGAGAACTGGTTTCAAATCTGAGGAGATTAAAACTGGGTCTGATGGATCTGGCCAAGACAAGGTACTCAAGAAGCCTGATATAATCGTGCCATGCCCTCGCTGCAATAGCATGGAAACAAAGTTCTGCTACTTCAATAATTACAATGTTAGCCAGCCTAGGCACTTCTGCAGGAATTGCCAGAGGTATTGGACCGCTGGTGGAAATATTAGGAATGTCCCTGTAGGTTCTGGAAGACGCAGAAATAAGCATGCCTCTCACTTCCGCCATGCTATGATGTCGTGTGATGCTAACATAGCTGCTCCCGGAGATGTTTCCAATGAGATCCACCATCTAGCTCTTCCACTTTTACCGCAGGTTCTTCCAGGGCCAATTAAAGAAAATAAAACAGTAAAGGAGTTCGGATCTCAAGTGCCAGTTTGTAAGCCTATGTCCTCAATCCATAATATTGAAGAACAGAAGGATACTCACCTTGTTGCCTTGGCCTCTGGTGATAATAGCGAAGAACAATCATGTCCATCTCCAGCGACAGTGTCGGGTTGCTCAGAAAATCAGACGCCGGATAGCGCAGTTAAAAAAGAACCAAGCAATGTGTTAGGATACTATAATGGCATCACATTGCCTCACCCTCACGGACCTGCTTTGGTGTTTCCCTGGAGTCCTGGATGGAACAGTATTGCTGTAATGGCAGCTGCTCAGTGCTCAACAGAGCCCATTCAAGGGTTGGAAAATGTGAAGCACGGTCTGCCGCCGTGGGCGCCTCCATTGATGATGGCAGCTCCAGGAATTTGCACGCCTGTTGTTCCCTTTCCTATGATGCCACCACCACTTTGGAGCTGCATTCCTGGTTGGCCTAATGGAATGTGGAGTTCACCATGTCCTGGAAATAATGGCCCTCCAAACAAAATCACATGCTCAGAGGACAATTCTCCTACACTTGGAAAGCATTCAAGAGAATCAGACCTGCAAGAAGAGAATAGGGAAAACAACGTACAGGTCCCTAAAACTCTAAGAATTGATGACCCAGCTGAGGCCACAAAGAGTTCGGTCCGGGATACTCTAGGCATCAAACCTGATGAGAAAGGCATGTTTAAGCCTTTACAGATGAAGGTTCTAAAAAATGACAAGACACCAGAATCTCCACAGGCTCTGCAGGCCAATCCAGCGGCCTTTTTGCGCTCTCAGTCGTTTCAGGAGAGGACTTGA
- the LOC125543674 gene encoding phospholipid-transporting ATPase 1-like, whose protein sequence is MCRFDILGLHEFDSDRKRMSVIVGCPDKTVKLYVKGADSSMFGIINKSLELDNVRATEAHLHKYSSLGLRTLVVGMRELSQPEFEEWQLAYEKASTAVLGRGNLLRSIAANVECNIHILGASGIEDKLQDGVPEAIESLRQAGMKVWILTGDKQETAISIGYSCKLLTNDMTQIVINNNSKESCKKSLEEALARTKEHRVALSIGSPYPVLASESSGTVLALIVDGNSLVYILETELQEELFKVATECSVVLCCRVAPLQKAGIVALIKNRTDDMTLAIGDGANDVSMIQMADVGVGISGQEGGQAVMASDFSMGQFRFLVPLLLVHGHWNYQRMGYMILYNFYKNATFVLVLFWYVLYTSFTLTTAITEWSSLLYTVLYTSLPTIVVGILDKDLSKSTLLAYPKLYGSGQRDEKYNLNLFVLNMLEALWQSLVVFYIPYFAYRQSTIGMSSLGDLWALASVIVVNMQLAMDIIRWNWIIHAFVWGTIAATVICLFVIDSIWVLPGYGAIYHIMGQGLFWLLLLIIVVTAMIPHFAIKAFTEHFVPSDIQIGREIEKFEALNQVNRSEIPMRTFS, encoded by the exons ATGTGCAGATTTGATATATTAGGACTTCATGAGTTTGATAGTGATCGTAAGAGGATGTCTGTCATTGTCGGCTGCCCTGATAAGACTGTTAAGTTATATGTCAAAGGTGCAGACAGTTCAATGTTTGGAATTATCAACAAATCATTAGAGCTGGACAATGTTCGTGCTACAGAGGCACATCTCCACAAATATTCATCACTTGGCCTAAGAACTCTTGTTGTTGGTATGCGTGAATTGAGTCAACCTGAATTTGAGGAGTGGCAGTTGGCATATGAGAAGGCTAGCACAGCAGTACTTGGCAGGGGAAATTTACTCCGATCAATTGCAGCCAACGTAGAGTGCAATATCCACATATTGGGGGCCTCTGGGATTGAAGATAAGCTTCAAGATGGGGTACCAGAAGCAATAGAATCTCTTCGGCAAGCAGGCATGAAAGTTTGGATTTTAACAGGGGATAAGCAGGAGACAGCAATTTCTATTGGCTACTCTTGTAAGCTGCTGACGAATGACATGACACAAATTGTGATAAATAACAATTCTAAGGAGTCTTGCAAGAAAAGTCTCGAGGAAGCACTTGCAAGAACTAAGGAGCACAGAGTTGCTTTGTCAATTGGCTCACCGTATCCAGTGTTAGCATCAGAATCTTCTGGTACAGTTCTTGCTTTGATTGTGGACGGTAACAGCCTTGTTTACATACTTGAGACAGAGTTGCAAGAAGAG CTTTTCAAAGTAGCAACAGAATGTAGTGTTGTCTTATGTTGTCGAGTGGCTCCTCTACAAAAGGCAGGCATAGTTGCACTTATCAAAAACAGGACAGATGATATGACCTTAGCAATTGGTGATG GAGCAAATGATGTTTCAATGATCCAAATGGCTGATGTTGGGGTTGGTATCAGTGGCCAAGAAGGAGGACAAGCTGTTATGGCATCAGATTTTTCTATGGGACAATTCAGATTCTTGGTTCCTCTTCTATTAGTTCATGGTCACTGGAATTATCAAAGGATGGGTTACATGATCCTTTACAACTTCTACAAGAATGCCACATTTGTCTTGGTTCTTTTCTG GTATGTGCTTTATACATCATTCACTTTGACGACTGCTATCACCGAATGGAGTAGTCTCCTGTATACTGTGCTTTATACATCCCTTCCAACAATTGTTGTTGGTATTCTTGACAAGGATCTTAGCAAGTCAACACTGCTAGCTTACCCAAAGCTTTATGGATCTGGCCAACGGGATGAGAAGTATAATTTGAATTTGTTTGTCCTCAATATGCTTGAAGCACTTTGGCAGAGTTTGGTTGTGTTCTACATACCGTATTTTGCATATCGACAAAGTACTATAGGCATGTCTAGTCTTGGAGATTTGTGGGCACTTGCATCAGTCATCGTTGTAAATATGCAATTGGCCATGGACATCATTCGGTGGAATTGGATTATACATGCGTTCGTATGGGGGACGATAGCAGCAACAGTGATTTGTCTATTTGTGATAGATTCGATATGGGTTCTTCCTGGTTATGG GGCCATCTATCACATAATGGGGCAAGGCTTGTTTTGGTTACTGCTGCTTATCATTGTTGTCACAGCAATGATCCCACATTTTGCAATCAAGGCTTTCACGGAGCATTTTGTTCCCAGTGATATTCAAATCGGCCGAGAAATAGAGAAGTTTGAGGCTTTAAATCAGGTGAATCGTTCGGAAATTCCAATGCGAACGTTTTCATGA